The DNA sequence CAGTTTACTCAGCAACAATGCCCCCAGCCCCTTGCCCTTCAAGTCTGACCGCACGATGATCGCAAACTCCGCACTGATGTTGTCCGGATCGGCGATCACGCGTGCCACGCCGAGCGTTTCGGCCTTGCCGTCTTCGCCCGCCCGGGTGGCGATGAACGCCATCTCACGGTCATAGTCGATCTGCGTGAAGCGCGCCAGGTCCGACTTCGACAGCTGGCGCATGCTGATGAACATCCGGTAGCGTATATCGTCCGGTTCGAGCATGGCGAAGAATTCGACATGCTGCGGGCCATCCTCCGGCCGGATCGGGCGCAATACCAGCGGCGCACCCTGCCATTCGATCTGCTCCTCCAGCTCACCGGGGTAAGGCCGGATAGCCAGCCGGTCGACGCCGCTGCCGCGCGCCTGCACCACGCGGATGCGGGCGTCGAGCGCAATGACGCCGTTGCGGTCCGCCAGCAGAGGATTGATATCGAGTTCGGCGATTTCCGGAATATCCACAACCAGGTCGGAAATCTGGATCAGGGTGCGGCACACCGCGTCGACGTCGGCCGCCTCCAGGTTGCGGTATGCTGCCAGCAGGCGAGAGATGCGCGTGCGGGCGATGAGATCGCGGGCCAGCACCATGTTCAGCGGCGGCAGCGCAACGGCATGATCGGCCGTCACCTCCACCGCGATGCCGCCCTGCCCGAACAGGATCACCGGCCCGAACACCGCGTCGGTGGTGACGCCGACGATCAGCTCGCGCGCTTCCGGGCGGCGCACCATCGATTGGACCGAGAAGCCTTGCAGCTGCGCGCGCGGGCGCAATTCGCGCAGCCGCCTGTGCATCGCGACAGCCGCCGCCGCCACCGACGTTTCGTCCGCCAGGTCGAGCACCACGCCGCCGACGTCCGACTTGTGCGTGATGTCGGCGGAAATGATCTTCAGCGCCACGGGAAAGCCAATCTCCGCGGCATGCTGCACCGCTTCCTCAACGCTGCGTGCCGAACGCGTCTGCACCACCGGAATGCCGTAGGCGGCCAGCACCTGCTTGGCCTCCGGTTCGGACAGCATGTTCCTTCCCGCGGCCAGCACGCGCTGCACCACCGCGCGCGCCTCCTCCCGCTCGCCCGGCTGCGCGTGCGTGACCGACGGAGGAACTTCCATCAGCAGCGCCTGGTTGCGATGGTATTCAGCGATCTGCATGAAACCGCGCACAGCCTCTTCCGGCGTGTCGTAGGTGGCGATCCCGGCGTCCGAAAAGATGGCGCGCGCCCTGGCCACCGATTCGCCGCCCAACCAGCAGGCGAGCACGTTGCGCGGCGCGCCCTTAATGACCGGCGCCACCGCCTGGGCGATCTCGTCGCTGGGGACGATGGCGGTGGGTGCGTGAATGAACAGCGTGGCGTCGGCTTCCGGTTCCTGCAAGAGAGCGCGCAGGGTATTGATATAGCGCTGCGCTGGCGCGTCGCCGATGATGTCGACCGGATTGCCGTGCGACCAGGTCCCGGGCAGTATTTCATCGAGCTTTGCCAGCGCCTGCTCCGACAGGCTCGCCAACCGCCCCTGCTGGGCGATCAGCGCATCGGTGGCCATGACACCTGGGCCGCCGCCGTTGGTCATGATGGCCAGGCGATCCCCTTTCATTGGCCGGGCGTGGGCCAGCGTTTCCGCAGCATCGAACAGGTCTGTCGTGCTGTATACGCGCAGCATCCCTGCACGCCGGATCGCGGCGTCGTACACGTCGTCGGCGCCTGCCAGCGCGCCGGTGTGCGAGGCGGCGGCCTTGGCGCCTTCGGGCGCGCGCCCGGCCTTGATCACCAGCGTCGGCTTGGCGCGCGCCGCGGCGCGGGCGGCCGACATGAATTTGCGCGCGGCGCTGGCCGCTTCCATGTACATCAGGATCGCCTGGGTGTCGCTGTCGCTGGCCAGGTAGTCGAGCACGTCACCGAAATCGATGTCGGCGCTATCGCCGAGCGAAATGAACTTTGAAAAGCCGATGCCGCGCGACCTGGCCCAGTCCAGCACGCCGGTCACCATCGCGCCCGACTGCGACACGAAGGCAATCTTGCCGGGCAGCGCCGAGATGTGGGCGAAGCTCGCATTCAGCCCGATCTTCGGCACCAGAAGGCCCACGCAGTTCGGCCCGAGGATGCGCAGAAGATACGGCTTGGCAGCCGCCAGCATCAGGTCTTTCATGGTGCGTCCACGCAAATCCTTGATCGCCCCCATCCCGGCCGTCAGCACGATCGCGGCCCGGGTGCCGCGCTCACCGAGATCGTGGATGATCTCGGGCACGCTCGACGGCGGCGTGCAAATGATCGCAAGATCGGGCACCGTCGGCAGGCGCGCAACGCTGGAATACACCTTCAGGCCCGCCAGGCTGTCATATTTCGGATTAACCGGGATGATCTCGCCCTCGAAACCGCCGGACACCAGGTTCTGCAGTACGGTGGCGCCGACGCTGTGCGCCCGCAGCGATGCGCCGATTACCGCGATGGAGCGAGGCTCGAACAGAGACTTCAGATTTCTGACGCTCATGGGTATCGTCCTTGGAAATGCTTTCTTTTGTGGATTGCGCCTGACCGACTGCGGCGCCTTGCCGCATTATGCGCACGATTGTAGCGTCAGTTCTTGCCGCTACCGAAAACGGCGGAGACCGAGAGGCCGGCGGCATTGCCCCTCCCGGACAAAGACGCAGCGACATGCATTCTCGCCGATGCGAGAAGCTGCATCTTGATGCGCGACCGATGTTACAAATCGCCTCCCCGAAAAATTTTGACTTGAGTCAAATTTGACAAAACTATTCTTTGATCGGCATGCATTTTCTCTGGACTGGCTTTTGCCTTCGCCCTACGCTAATGAAGCTGGGTCGTCGAGCGAGGAAAGCGCCCGCCGCAACTGAAATCCAACAAGAACAGACAATCCTGACAACGAGCCGAACCTGAAAGGGGTACCACATGTCGTACAAGACCATTCTCGTGCACGTAGATAAATCAAAGCACTCCGCCGAGCGCGTCAAGCTTGCGGCGTCCATCGCACTCAATGAAGACGCGCACTTGATCGGCGCAGCCCCGACTGGCGTGTCGCGTTACATTTACCAGGCCGGCATGCTGGGCGACGGCGCAGGATTCACCGCGCATCTTGAGGCGCACATGGAAGTGTTGCGGCAGCAGGGCAAGGAAGCGCTCCAGGAGTTCGAAGCCGCGGCGCGGCGTATGGGCGTCAGCTCGATCGAATCGCACATGGTGGACGACGAAGCCGGCGCGGGCATCAGCCTGCAGGCGCGCTACAGCGACCTGGTGGTGATCGGCCAGACGGACTTGGAAGACCCGTCGCCCGCCACCCTGCCCGACTTTCCCGAATACGTGGTGCTCAATTCCGGCCGCCCGGTAATGATCGTGCCCTACGCCGGCCGCTTCGACACGGTCGGCAAGCGCGTGCTGGTGGCGTGGGATGCGAGCACCAGCGCAACGCGCGCCGTGACTGCCGCCATCCCGCTGCTCAAGCGAGCCGACATCGTCGAGGTCCTGGTGTTCAACGCCGACGACCAGGGCGACGCGCACGGCGAGCAGCCGGGCGCGGACATCGCTCTGTACCAGGCGCGCCACAATATCCGCGTCAACGTGGTGCGTCAAAAGAGCAAGATCGACATCGGCAATGCGCTGCTGTCGGCCGCGACCGACTTCGCGTCCGACCTGATCGTCATGGGAGGCTACGGGCATACCCGCTTCCGCGAAATCCTGCTGGGCGGCGTCACCCGCACGGTGCTCGAATCGATGACGGTGCCGGTATTGATGTCGCACTGACACCATACTTCTCGCGGTCGCCACGGCGGCTGTCGCTGCGCGGCGGCCGCTTTTTTATATCCGTGCCACGCACGAAACTTTGATCTCGGTCATTTATCCCAATCGAGCCACTCCAGTAGTATCGCCTCACGCCGCGCCCAAGCGGCTTGCGCAACCGATCAATTCACACATCGATATCAGAATGCAAACCGAGACCCTGAAACTTACCGGCATGTCGTCCGACGCCTGCGGCGAAAACGTCAAGCGCGCCCTGGAATCCCTCGACGGCGTGGCCAGCGCCAGCGTATCCGTCTCCTGCAACAAGGTGGTAGTCCAGTTCGATGAAGATCGTCTGGCCAAGCAACAACTGCATGCCGCCATCAAGCAGGCCGGCTACGGCGTGGTCAGCGTCAGAGCGGTCGACCTGAGCGGCAATGGCGGCGGCAGCTGCTGTGGCGGCTGCGGCTGCGGCTGAAAAACGCGGGCCACATACCCGCCGGCGGAAACCTCGCGCCGCTGCCCGTGACCTTCGTCACGGGCAGCGGCGCTTCTTTTCGTCCGTTCAATTCGTCTTGTCCGGGGCGCCCGCCATGCCGTGCCCGACCGCAAACACCGCCGCCTGGACACGGCTGGTCAGGTTGAGCTTCTTGAGGATGTTCTGCACGTGGATCTTGACCGTGCTTTCAGCCACGTCGAGCGTGCGCGCAATGATCTTGTTGCTTTCGCCACGCGCCAGGCAGGCCAGGATTTCCTTTTCGCGCGGCGTCAGCTTGTCGAGCTCGGACGGCGCCGCCGGCTTCGGTGCTCCGCCCTGCAGATGTGCCACCAGCTTGGTGGTCATGGCTTCCGCCAGCACCGGCTCGCCATCCGCCGCGCGGCGGATGGCGCGCACCAGATAGTCCGCGTCGATGTTCTTGATCAGGTAGCCGCGCGCGCCGGATGCCAGCGCCGCCGTCAGGTCCTCCGCCTCCTCGGACACGGTGAGCATGATGACCGCGATGTCCGGGCAATCCTGCAACAGCAGCTGCAGCGTTTCCAGGCCCGACATGCCCGGCATGTTCAGGTCGAGCAGGACCACGTCCGGACGCAGCTGCTTGGCGCGCTTGATGCCCTCGACGCCGTCGGCTGCCTCGCCCACCACGGAAAAATCGGAGTGGCGCTGCAGCAGCGAGCGTATCCCGCTGCGGAACAGGGTGTGATCGTCGACCAGCAGGACGGAAATCGGTTTGGATGCGGCATTCATATTGTGCTCTTGTCCGTTAAGTGTGGGAGTCATGCGGCGCGCCGGTGTTCCTGCGCCAGATACAGGGCGACGGTGGTGCCCTGGCCGGGTTGCGAACTGATGTCGAGCGACGCGTGGATGCGCTGCGCCCGCTCGCGCATGATATTGATGCCGACGTGCGAATCGCCCTTTTGCAGCAGCGTGCCGGCGTCGAATCCGACGCCGTCGTCGCGTATCGTCAGCGTGAAATCATGGCTGTCGTCGAGCCGGATTTCGACCTTTTTCGCCATCGCATGCTTGCGGATGTTCGACAGTGCTTCCTGCACGATGAACAGCATCTGCAGCTGCTGCTCGCGCCCGAACGGCGCGCCGGCGCCGGCGTGGACGAGGTCGACCGCGATGCCGGTCTGGCGCCGGAATTTTTCGACAGTCGTCTTCAGCGCGCCGATCAGGTCGTCCTCGGCCAGCTTGCTACGGAAATTGAGCAGCAGTTCGCGCACATCTTCATAGCTTTCCTGTACGCCGGCCCGCAGCGCCGGAACGATCGCAGCGGCGTCTTCGATTTTTCCGCCGCGCAGCGAGTCGTCCAGCATCTGCACCTGAATGTTCAAAAAAGTCAGCCCTTGCGCGATGCTGTCGTGCAGGCCCTGCGCCACCAGGTTACGCTCTTCGGAAATCGCCATCTCCTTCTCGCGCGCCGCCAGCCGCAGGTTTTCGATGGCGATGCCGAGCAACTGGCCGAGCGTTTCGAGCAAGGCCCGTTCGCGTTCGGTGAAGCTCCTCGCCTTGCGGAAGTGCAAGTTGAAGAAACCGACGTGCTGCTGATGCACCAGGATGTGGAAGACCGATACCGTCGCAAACCCCTCCCGGTGGCACTGCAAGTCGTTCGAGCGGTCCATCTGCCGCAAGTCGTGCACCACCGAGACCCTGGTGGCCACGGCCTGGCCGCACAAGCATTCCCCCACCTTCAGGCATTTCTCGTCTTCAGCCAGGGCTGGCGACACCCCCTGGTGCGCAACCATGAAAAGATTGCCGCGCCGCTCGTCGAGCACCCGCACCGCGCCGCCGTCGGCATTGAAATACTGGCTGATGCGCAGCAAAAAGCCCTGGCACATTGCTTCCACGCCCTGCGGGCGCTGCAGGAAGGCGGCGCTATCGTACAACAGCGCCAGTTCACGGTTTTGGTCTTCCAGCGCGGCGGTTTTCACCTTGACGCGGTCTTCCAGGCTGGTGTAGAGATCTTCGAGCCGGTCAGCCATCTGGTTGAAACCCAGCGCCAGCTGGCCGAATTCATCCTTGCTTTCCACGGGCAAGCGCACCGTGAAATCCTTCTGGGTCATGCGCTGTATGCCGCCTTGCAGGCGCGACACCGGGGTGACGATGACCAGGAACATGAAGTAGATCATGACCACGGTGCCGCCCACCGCCAGCGCCACCAGCGCCATCTGCGACGAGCGCAGCCAGGCGGTGCGCAATTCGCTGTCGCGTTCGATCAGTTGCACCACCGCATCGACTTCGGCGACAAACGGCGCAACCTGCGGCTGGTAGCGCCTCCACGCTGCGTCCCGCTCCGAGCCCTCGCTTGCGAGGATGGCTTCCGCCATCGGGCGCATGGACTGCCGCCAGTGCAGGTACACCTGCTCGAATTCCACCTGGATCCGCTCTGTCGGCGGCAGGAAGAGCGGACGTTGCGGATTGCCTCTGCGCACGGCCTCGAAGGCGGCTCCAATCGTATTTACTTCGGCGGAGGTCTCGGCGCGCGCCGCCGCACTCTCCGGTTCGTTGACGATGCGCGCCAGCAGCGTGGTCAACCGGTAGCTGCGCATGCGCAGGCTGCCGGTCTCGTTGATCGCAGCGGAACTTCCCTCCAGCTGCCACGACAGGAACAGCGTAGTGCCGATCGCGAACAGCGCGAGCACGAAAAAGCCCAGCAGCATGCCGACGATTTTCGTCGAAAGCCGTTGCCGGATCGGCAGTAGAGTGTCTAGTTTCATTGAGGGGATAATGGTCCGTTCGAGCCCGATAGCCGGCCCATCCCCGAATCATACGGGATTGCGGTCGCATTGCGCCAGCCGATATGGCGTAGCGGATCATGCCCGTGGCTTCGCTCAGGCACGCCGTCTGGCCGGCTCATGTTTTTCCAACGGACAAACCAGCGGCAAGAATTCCTGCTGGCGGGCCGAGTACGCCAGCAGTGCGCCGGAATCGATGTCGAAATACCATCCATGCAGGTGCAGCCGGCCCTCCTCCACGCGCCGCTCGATCCAGGGATAGGTCAGCAGGTTATCGAGGGAATGCAGGATGCTGGCCATCTCGCAGCCCTTGTGCTGCTCGTCGCTCGTCTTGTGCGCCAGTTCGCGCAGCACGCGCTGCCGCACCGGTTCCGCGTGCTGCATCCAGCGGTCGACAAAATCCGTTTCCTGGGCCAGGCGGCGCGGCGCCATCAGTGCCCGGATGCCGCCGCAGCGCGCGTGGCCGAGCACGATCACGCGCTCCACTTCCAGGCCGCACACCGCGAACTCGATGGCCGATGCCACGCCCGGCGGCGCGTCCGGCGTGCAGGGAGGAACCAGGTTGGCGACGTTGCGCACCACGAACATGTCGCCGGGGTCGCTGCCGGTCAGCAGCGCCGGGTCGACGCGCGAATCGCAGCAGCCGATCACCAGGGTGCCGGGGCGCTGCGCTTCGCGCAGGCTGCTGAACAGGCAGTGTTCGCCGAGATATTGCTGCTGGAAGCGGGAAAAGCCGTGGATGAATTTTTCGATGTCTTCCATGATCTTCGCGCTCAGCCGCCGGTCTGTGCCATGAAGCGAATGACCTTGTCCGGCCGTTCGCGGAATTCGTGTTTCTGCGGCTTGAGCTCGATCGCGTCCCGGATCGCCTGCTCCAGATCGGCATCGCTCGCGTTTGCGCGCAGCAACGGCCGGAACTCGAATTTCTCTTCCTGTCCGAGACACAGGTACAAGGTGCCGTCGACGGCCAGCCGCACCCGGTTGCAGGTGGCGCAGAAATGCTGCGACATCGGCGTGATGAAGCCGACGCTGGCCCGGCCGTCGGCGGTGGACAGATAGCGCGCCGGGCCGCCGCCCAGCTCTGCCGCCTGCGGCAGCAGGCCGAATTTTTTCTGCAGGCGCGCCTGGATCGGCCCGAGTTCGAGGAACGCCGCGTCGCGCCCGGTCGCTCCCATCGGCATCGCCTCGATCAGCCGCAGGATAAAGCCGTGCTCGATGCAGAACGCCGCCATCGCATCGATTTCAGTCTCGTTAATGCCGCGCATGGCGACCATGTTGATCTTGATCGGGTCAAATCCGGCGGCCTTGCCGGCCATGATTCCTTCGAGGATTTGCGCCAGGCTGTCGCGGCCGGTGATTTTTTCCATGCATTCGCGGTCGAGCGAATCCAGGCTGACGTTGATGCGCGATACGCCGGCTGCCTTCAGTTCTTCGGCCTGGCGGCTCAGGCGCGTGGCATTGGTCGACAGCGAAAGATCGCGCATGCCCGGCAGGCGCGCGATGCGCCTCGCCAGTTCCGGCAGATTGCGCCGCAACAGCGGCTCGCCGCCGGTGAGCCTGACGCGCGAAGTGCCGAGACGGGCGAATGCGCCGATCAGGCGCTCGAGTTCATCGAAGGTCAGCCAGTGCTGCGGCTCTTCGAATCCCTTGAAGCCTTTCGGAAGGCAATAGGTGCAGCGCAAATCGCAGCGGTCGGTCACCGACAGGCGCAGATAGTCGATGGACCGGCCAAACCGATCGCTTAACATCGTCACTCCCGATGATGGTGGATGCACTCATTGTATTGAGAGGACCGGCGCTTGGCAGTTGGCACGAGGAGCTAACGACGGTAGTTCTTTGGTAGTAGTGGAAAAAGGGGCGACAGAGTCGGGGCGTCGCTGAAAAATCTCCCCCGATCCGAAAAATTCTGCTCAGCTCAGATTCCGAACGAAGCGATCGCCGCCGCGCGCCTCGGCCAGCTCGATGCGGTTACGTCCATTCTGCTTGGCCTGGTATAGAGCGGTATCGGCATCCTTGAGCAAGGCCTCCCAATTTTTATGCGCAATGCCACGCAGCGCAATGCCGATGCTGACAGTGAAACGCACCCCACCCTTGGCGCATTCGACGCACAGCGCCTCCACGGCAGCCCGCAAGCGCTCCGCGCAGGCCAGTGCCGCGTCCCGGTCGGTCTCGGGCAGGATGCAGACAAACTCTTCGCCGCCGAACCGGCCGACATGATCGATTTCCCGCAATTGCTCGCGGCAGACATCCGCCAGCCTGATGATGACCCGGTCGCCGACATCGTGGCCGTAAGTATCGTTTACAAGTTTGAAATGATCGATGTCGAGCATCAGGATCGCCAGCGGCCGGGAATGCCGTTCCGCCAATGCCATTTCGCGCACGGCCAGTTCGTTCAGACGCGCACGGTTTAACAACCCGGTCAGGCTGTCATGGGACGCCTGGCGCCTCAACTCCTCTTCCAGCAGAGCCGCCTTGCGGCGCAGGAATCTGATCATTGCCATGAGCACGAACGCAATGATGGCGGAAAGCAGGTAGGACACGATGCCATTGGCAAACTCGAAGAGCGGCGCGGTGAACGCCGAGAGCGCCACAAACAAGGCGAACGGCAGGCTGACGGTCACCAGGAATGTCCTGTTGCTCATCAGGATGACGGAAACGAAAAACAGGCCCGCCACCACCCCGACGAGCCCGTAAAGGAAACCATCGCGGAGAATGAAATTGCACAGGATGACGGTACAACTGAACAGCCAGTACACGTAGATGCAACGCTGCTCCGAACTCCATCGCAGGCGCCCCGGACGGAAGGCGATGGAGCCGAGCACGACGGCTCCGGCCCGCACCAGTAGTGTCCACGGCGCGTTGGCCGGGTCAGTGACGTAATCCCAGAAGCCGAACAGGAAAACGGCTGCCGCAATCAACGGGCCGAGCGCGGCCAGCAGTTCATTCATCGTCGCCTCGTGAGTCTGGCGAAGATGTCGTTCGGCGTCTTGCGGCAAGGCCTCGGGATTCAGAATGGCTGGCAACAACTGGAGACTCCTGTTCAGCACGATACCGCGCGGCGGCGAGAGATTCTGGCTCGGCGACGGCCGCCGCGATGCCGTCTATCGTTCAGATTATCGGCAATGCGGATATCAGGCAATCGCCTCGCTGCGCCCATCAAGCAAAAAGCCAAGCTGGATCAAGAACGCCACAAGGCCGAACGGCATGCGCTGCCACGCACTCAATATTCCTTTTCGTCGCTCCACATATCGCGCTTGAAGCGCAGCCAGCGGTTGCGCCCGGTTTCCTTGGCCTGGTAGAGCGCCACGTCGGCGTATTTCACCGCCTGCCAGAAGGTTTCGCTGTCGTTCGGGAAGTCGGCGATGCCGATAGAGATCGTCTTTTGCAGCGTGGTGCCGGCGACCGGTATCTTCATCGCCTCGACAGCCGTGCGGATCTTTTCGGCGACCATGTCGGCCGCATCGCCGCTGCTGTTCTGCAGCAGGATCAGGAATTCCTCGCCGCCGTAGCGGATCACGATATCGGATGCGCGCACCGACTGCTTCAGCACCTTGGCAAGCGATTTGAGCACGGTGTCGCCGGCGTCATGGCCGTAGGTATCGTTGACCATCTTGAAGTAGTCGAGGTCGAGCATCAGGATCGATATGTTGGCCTTCTGACGCTGCGCGGTCGCCACCAGCGTATCGACGTACTCTTCGAGGAAGCGACGGTTCTTGAGTCCGGTCATCGCGTCCTGCAGCGTCGATTCGCGCAGCGTATCCATCAGGCGCTTGGTTTCCAGCACCGGCGCGGCTTCCCTCAGGTAAGCGCTGATGTAGGGCGTGATGTCCTGCACGCGTTCCGTCTCCAACGGCGAAACCACGATCTGCACCACGCTGCCGACCACGCCGGACTGGATCACCGGCAGACAGACATGGCTGTAGCCCTCGAATTCCTTTTGCGGCTGGAACGCGTAGCAGATGCCGGGCGATTCGACGGCATCGATGACGTGTCCAGTGCGGCGCGCGCGGCAGGCTTCGGGGCGCACCAGGATCTGCGGATCGCACCATTTGCACTCCCCGCCGACCGCGCCGTCCACCACGATCGGGATGATCTGGCTCTTGTTGGTGGCCACTTCGTAGACCGAGAAATGATGAACGTCGAAATTATCCTCGATCACATTCGACAGGCGCTGGTAGATTTCATGCCTGGTTTCATCCTCTTCGATCGATTTCTTGAACTGCGCCGCGTTTTTCAGGGTTTCCACCATGTCGACGGTATTGGTCAGCAGGTTGCGGTCCTTGGTCGGCTTCTGACTGATGAGCAGCGCGACATTGCTGCCGATCGCATGCAAGCCTTTTTGCAAAAAGCCCATCAGCCGGTTCAAGTCTTCCGCGATCTGGCCGATCTCGTCATTGGTCTTGCGTTCTATGTTCACCGTAAAGTCGCCGTGCACCGCGCGCTGCACCGCGTACGCGACGTTGTCGGCGGTACCAACCAGCGGCCGCACCAGGCGCCGCAGGAACAGGTAGGCGATCAGCGAAAAGAACGCGAGCGCGGCCACGATCAGTGCCACTGTGGTCAACGCCATCTGCTTCAACGGGGAGATCGACATGGTCAGCGTTACCGCGCCGAGCACATTGCCTTCGCTCACCTTGTGGCATTGCAGACAATTGGGCGTGCCATGCGCGGTCGCCGTGAACGGGATGGTGCCGCGGTAAACCACGCTCATTCCTTCCTCGGTCAGTTCGTAGCGCGCCTTACCGTCTTTCAGCACCAGCTGTTCGATCTCGTCCGCCGGTTGTTCCCTGCTCAATCCTGCACCGAACTGGCTTTGAACGTTCTCGCCTCGCACCACGCGGGCCGACTGCAGGCCTTGCACCTCGGTCAGACGCTGCAGGAAATTTTCGCGCTTGCCGATGACGCCGTTGATCATCGAATCGGTCAGATGGGCGCGAACGATTTCCGCCGCAGTGCGCATGTGCTCACGTGACGAGGCGATGGAAAATTCGCGGAACGAATACAGGCTGATTGCGGTGACCACCACAAACATGCCGACAGCAAGGATGGAGAAAAAGGAGAAAATCTTCGAATTCAGTTTCATGGCGGGTCGTT is a window from the Noviherbaspirillum sp. UKPF54 genome containing:
- a CDS encoding GNAT family N-acetyltransferase, with protein sequence MSVRNLKSLFEPRSIAVIGASLRAHSVGATVLQNLVSGGFEGEIIPVNPKYDSLAGLKVYSSVARLPTVPDLAIICTPPSSVPEIIHDLGERGTRAAIVLTAGMGAIKDLRGRTMKDLMLAAAKPYLLRILGPNCVGLLVPKIGLNASFAHISALPGKIAFVSQSGAMVTGVLDWARSRGIGFSKFISLGDSADIDFGDVLDYLASDSDTQAILMYMEAASAARKFMSAARAAARAKPTLVIKAGRAPEGAKAAASHTGALAGADDVYDAAIRRAGMLRVYSTTDLFDAAETLAHARPMKGDRLAIMTNGGGPGVMATDALIAQQGRLASLSEQALAKLDEILPGTWSHGNPVDIIGDAPAQRYINTLRALLQEPEADATLFIHAPTAIVPSDEIAQAVAPVIKGAPRNVLACWLGGESVARARAIFSDAGIATYDTPEEAVRGFMQIAEYHRNQALLMEVPPSVTHAQPGEREEARAVVQRVLAAGRNMLSEPEAKQVLAAYGIPVVQTRSARSVEEAVQHAAEIGFPVALKIISADITHKSDVGGVVLDLADETSVAAAAVAMHRRLRELRPRAQLQGFSVQSMVRRPEARELIVGVTTDAVFGPVILFGQGGIAVEVTADHAVALPPLNMVLARDLIARTRISRLLAAYRNLEAADVDAVCRTLIQISDLVVDIPEIAELDINPLLADRNGVIALDARIRVVQARGSGVDRLAIRPYPGELEEQIEWQGAPLVLRPIRPEDGPQHVEFFAMLEPDDIRYRMFISMRQLSKSDLARFTQIDYDREMAFIATRAGEDGKAETLGVARVIADPDNISAEFAIIVRSDLKGKGLGALLLSKLIAYCRARGTHEIVGETISHNHGLLMLAKKFGFVTCPGGGSDTIGLRLRLRAEGSGDAS
- a CDS encoding universal stress protein, whose amino-acid sequence is MSYKTILVHVDKSKHSAERVKLAASIALNEDAHLIGAAPTGVSRYIYQAGMLGDGAGFTAHLEAHMEVLRQQGKEALQEFEAAARRMGVSSIESHMVDDEAGAGISLQARYSDLVVIGQTDLEDPSPATLPDFPEYVVLNSGRPVMIVPYAGRFDTVGKRVLVAWDASTSATRAVTAAIPLLKRADIVEVLVFNADDQGDAHGEQPGADIALYQARHNIRVNVVRQKSKIDIGNALLSAATDFASDLIVMGGYGHTRFREILLGGVTRTVLESMTVPVLMSH
- a CDS encoding heavy-metal-associated domain-containing protein; its protein translation is MQTETLKLTGMSSDACGENVKRALESLDGVASASVSVSCNKVVVQFDEDRLAKQQLHAAIKQAGYGVVSVRAVDLSGNGGGSCCGGCGCG
- a CDS encoding response regulator is translated as MNAASKPISVLLVDDHTLFRSGIRSLLQRHSDFSVVGEAADGVEGIKRAKQLRPDVVLLDLNMPGMSGLETLQLLLQDCPDIAVIMLTVSEEAEDLTAALASGARGYLIKNIDADYLVRAIRRAADGEPVLAEAMTTKLVAHLQGGAPKPAAPSELDKLTPREKEILACLARGESNKIIARTLDVAESTVKIHVQNILKKLNLTSRVQAAVFAVGHGMAGAPDKTN
- a CDS encoding type IV pili methyl-accepting chemotaxis transducer N-terminal domain-containing protein, whose product is MKLDTLLPIRQRLSTKIVGMLLGFFVLALFAIGTTLFLSWQLEGSSAAINETGSLRMRSYRLTTLLARIVNEPESAAARAETSAEVNTIGAAFEAVRRGNPQRPLFLPPTERIQVEFEQVYLHWRQSMRPMAEAILASEGSERDAAWRRYQPQVAPFVAEVDAVVQLIERDSELRTAWLRSSQMALVALAVGGTVVMIYFMFLVIVTPVSRLQGGIQRMTQKDFTVRLPVESKDEFGQLALGFNQMADRLEDLYTSLEDRVKVKTAALEDQNRELALLYDSAAFLQRPQGVEAMCQGFLLRISQYFNADGGAVRVLDERRGNLFMVAHQGVSPALAEDEKCLKVGECLCGQAVATRVSVVHDLRQMDRSNDLQCHREGFATVSVFHILVHQQHVGFFNLHFRKARSFTERERALLETLGQLLGIAIENLRLAAREKEMAISEERNLVAQGLHDSIAQGLTFLNIQVQMLDDSLRGGKIEDAAAIVPALRAGVQESYEDVRELLLNFRSKLAEDDLIGALKTTVEKFRRQTGIAVDLVHAGAGAPFGREQQLQMLFIVQEALSNIRKHAMAKKVEIRLDDSHDFTLTIRDDGVGFDAGTLLQKGDSHVGINIMRERAQRIHASLDISSQPGQGTTVALYLAQEHRRAA
- a CDS encoding carbonic anhydrase, which gives rise to MEDIEKFIHGFSRFQQQYLGEHCLFSSLREAQRPGTLVIGCCDSRVDPALLTGSDPGDMFVVRNVANLVPPCTPDAPPGVASAIEFAVCGLEVERVIVLGHARCGGIRALMAPRRLAQETDFVDRWMQHAEPVRQRVLRELAHKTSDEQHKGCEMASILHSLDNLLTYPWIERRVEEGRLHLHGWYFDIDSGALLAYSARQQEFLPLVCPLEKHEPARRRA
- the moaA gene encoding GTP 3',8-cyclase MoaA, which produces MLSDRFGRSIDYLRLSVTDRCDLRCTYCLPKGFKGFEEPQHWLTFDELERLIGAFARLGTSRVRLTGGEPLLRRNLPELARRIARLPGMRDLSLSTNATRLSRQAEELKAAGVSRINVSLDSLDRECMEKITGRDSLAQILEGIMAGKAAGFDPIKINMVAMRGINETEIDAMAAFCIEHGFILRLIEAMPMGATGRDAAFLELGPIQARLQKKFGLLPQAAELGGGPARYLSTADGRASVGFITPMSQHFCATCNRVRLAVDGTLYLCLGQEEKFEFRPLLRANASDADLEQAIRDAIELKPQKHEFRERPDKVIRFMAQTGG
- a CDS encoding GGDEF domain-containing protein is translated as MPQDAERHLRQTHEATMNELLAALGPLIAAAVFLFGFWDYVTDPANAPWTLLVRAGAVVLGSIAFRPGRLRWSSEQRCIYVYWLFSCTVILCNFILRDGFLYGLVGVVAGLFFVSVILMSNRTFLVTVSLPFALFVALSAFTAPLFEFANGIVSYLLSAIIAFVLMAMIRFLRRKAALLEEELRRQASHDSLTGLLNRARLNELAVREMALAERHSRPLAILMLDIDHFKLVNDTYGHDVGDRVIIRLADVCREQLREIDHVGRFGGEEFVCILPETDRDAALACAERLRAAVEALCVECAKGGVRFTVSIGIALRGIAHKNWEALLKDADTALYQAKQNGRNRIELAEARGGDRFVRNLS